AGTTAGTGAAAAAAATTAATGATGTTATGACTTTTATTAAGGAAATAGCTGAACAAACAAATATGTTAGGGCTCAATGCGGCCATTGAGGCGGCGCGAGCTGGTGAAATGGGTCGGGGCTTTAGTGTCGTTGCTGAAGAAATTCGTAAGTTATCCGATTCATCCAAAAAAACAGTGGCCCAAATTAGAGTACTTACGGAGCAAATTCAAAAATCAATTCATGAGACAGCAACTGCTTCGGAGTCTACCTTAGCTGTAGTGGAAGAGACTGCGGCGACAACACAGGAAGTCAATGCGAGTATTGAAGAAATGACTAGCATTGCTCAAAAGTTGGCACAGGCAGCAATGGATCTTTAAAGATTTCAGTAGGTTTACCCCCCGTAGTGCGCGATTGCTTTTGGCAGGAGTTGCGTACTACGGGGGTTTTTTAACTTATTGGACCGTTAGCAGCTTGTGGCTGTTTCCGTAATAACCAAGCCATTTGTGTCTAATATGGCTGTGACACCAAAGGGGAGTGTCACCTGATTTTCCGTATGCCCAAAATGTAACTGATAGAGGACGGGTTTTTTTAAGTTCCCTAACCGTTCTTGCAGCACTTCTTCCAGCTGAATATTAGGCGGTTTGGCATCGGGTTTAGGATCACAATCAGCGCAGACGCCCACTACGATACCTGCCGCTTCTTGCAGTTTTCCGGCCAGTAATAACTGCGTTAACATACGGTCCATACGATAAGGTTCTTCGCCCACGTCTTCCAGACAAAAAATTTTACCCTGTGTATTGATTTCGTAAGGCGTTCCAAGTGTGGAGGTGATCAGGCTTAAGTTTCCTCCCGTTAGACAGCCTTCCGCTATTCCAGGTACGATAAATTCTGGTGCTTGGAAAAGTGGCGGATTGTCAATGAGTCCGAGTGGTTTCGCAGAAGTAATGGCACGGAGCAAAGCATTTCCTGTATAATCAGTTAAGTCATTTCCAATGTCAGACGATACCATGGGCCCGTGAAATGTGACAAGCCCTGTACGTTGACCAATACTTGTATGGAGGGCGGTAATATCACTGTAGCCGACAAATACTTTTGGGTGGCACTGAATGAGCGAATAATCCAGCTGTTCCAAGAGCCGCATGGTACCATAACCGCCTCTCATACAAATAATTCCATCTACATCAGGTGCTGCAAACATGTCATGGATATCAGCCGCCCGTTCAGCATCCGTTCCGGCCAGATAACCGTCGGC
This region of Pelorhabdus rhamnosifermentans genomic DNA includes:
- a CDS encoding S66 peptidase family protein, whose translation is MNSLTQLKPKRLCPGDTIGVITPASPGNLESAKQGILWLENQGFHVKLGKSVNQADGYLAGTDAERAADIHDMFAAPDVDGIICMRGGYGTMRLLEQLDYSLIQCHPKVFVGYSDITALHTSIGQRTGLVTFHGPMVSSDIGNDLTDYTGNALLRAITSAKPLGLIDNPPLFQAPEFIVPGIAEGCLTGGNLSLITSTLGTPYEINTQGKIFCLEDVGEEPYRMDRMLTQLLLAGKLQEAAGIVVGVCADCDPKPDAKPPNIQLEEVLQERLGNLKKPVLYQLHFGHTENQVTLPFGVTAILDTNGLVITETATSC